In Antennarius striatus isolate MH-2024 chromosome 8, ASM4005453v1, whole genome shotgun sequence, a single window of DNA contains:
- the LOC137600507 gene encoding forkhead box protein D1-like: MKEDERLRSAPDRHRTMTLDSRRMDDTDIDVESPTDCGEDVKRTDFPGCHPNDVGSEQNASSFTPERVEEEFAARLQGASGRAAASMKPPYSYIALITMAILQSPKKRLTLSEICEFISLRFAYYREKFPAWQNSIRHNLSLNDCFIKMPREPGNPGKGSYWTLDPMSADMFENGSFLRRRKRFKRQHFYLEALTDVRTHGRSLTPVFPLLGAHRMVCLRGPGWYPDPGMRSYVNSSSTPSVPPVRNIIPALSSLLSKSFPSCLTFEHFLPDRCAAAPADPHPQFRHPVSLHEMMPSYYVSDVTNFPTGS, encoded by the coding sequence ATGAAAGAGGATGAGAGGCTGCGTTCCGCCCCAGACAGGCATCGGACTATGACCCTGGACAGCAGGCGTATGGACGACACGGACATCGACGTGGAGTCTCCAACAGACTGTGGAGAAGACGTGAAGAGGACAGACTTTCCGGGGTGTCATCCCAACGATGTCGGCTCAGAGCAGAACGCGTCATCCTTCACCCCTgaacgggtggaggaagagTTCGCTGCGCGGCTACAGGGTGCGTCAGGCCGGGCGGCCGCCTCCATGAAGCCCCCGTACTCCTACATCGCTCTCATCACCATGGCCATCCTCCAAAGCCCGAAAAAGAGACTCACCCTCAGTGAAATATGTGAATTTATCAGCCTGCGCTTTGCGTATTATCGCGAGAAATTCCCTGcatggcaaaactcaatccgcCACAATTTATCTTTAAACGACTGTTTCATCAAAATGCCCCGGGAGCCTGGGAATCCTGGAAAGGGGAGTTATTGGACCCTGGACCCCATGTCGGCCGATATGTTTGAAAACGGGAGTTTCCTTCGAAGGAGGAAACGCTTCAAGAGGCAGCATTTCTATTTGGAAGCGTTGACGGACGTCAGGACGCACGGACGCAGCCTGACGCCCGTTTTCCCTCTGCTTGGCGCGCACAGAATGGTTTGTCTTCGGGGGCCTGGTTGGTACCCCGACCCGGGCATGAGGAGCTATGTAAACTCCTCCAGTACTCCCAGCGTCCCACCCGTGAGGAACATCATTCCTGCGCTCTCCTCGCTTCTGTCCAAGAGCTTCCCGTCTTGTCTAACCTTTGAACATTTCCTCCCGGACCGGTGCGCCGCTGCTCCAGCTGATCCGCACCCCCAGTTCAGACACCCCGTCTCGCTGCACGAAATGATGCCCAGCTATTACGTTTCTGACGTGACTAATTTCCCCACGGGATCATAA
- the LOC137600622 gene encoding sialidase-3-like, with protein MSNKVSCPYKPANSWETVFLSKEKEVYRIPALFYDSDKKLFVAFAEQRRTTNDASAEMLVMRMGTLKMEADSDKRSVEWLELKPVKEAYVCGYRSMNPCPVYEKTTKTLFLFFICVMEGVSECWQRFRGRNRTRLCYITSKDAGQSWSGVKDLTCLHEIKNWATFAVGPGHGIQTETGRLIVPLYAYTPCKPLYLNTPYAMYLYSDDNGGTWQFSSRLRTKSVECEMAEVSGEAGLKFIYCNARSEGGHRVEAVDKNNGAGFVTLPPAEKLVETGKGCQGSVLSFPPYPSQNHNQWLLFTHPSDKSKRINLGVYLNKSPTDPYAWSKPWIISSGPSGYSDLAYIHDGWFACLVERGEQRETEQIACVVFHYDEVKRGIGE; from the exons ATGAGCAACAAAGTCTCATGTCCTTACAAACCAGCAAATTCATGGGAAACAGTCTTTCtgtcaaaagaaaaagaggttTACAGGATTCCTGCTCTTTTCTATGACTCAGACAAAAAACTCTTTGTGGCGTTtgcagagcagaggaggactaCGAATGATGCTAGTGCAGAAATGTTGGTGATGAGAATGGGCACACTGAAGATGGAAGCAGACTCTGATAAAAGGAGTGTCGAG TGGTTGGAACTCAAACCGGTGAAGGAGGCGTATGTTTGCGGCTATCGTTCCATGAACCCGTGTCCGGTGTATGAGAAAACCACCAAaacactttttctgtttttcatttgtgtgaTGGAGGGTGTCTCAGAATGCTGGCAGAGATTCCGGGGCCGCAACAGGACCCGTCTCTGTTATATTACAAGTAAAGACGCCGGCCAAAGCTGGAGTGGTGTGAAAGATTTGACGTGTCTCCATGAAATCAAAAACTGGGCCACGTTTGCTGTTGGACCCGGCCATGGTATACAAACAGAGACTGGCAGGTTGATTGTCCCACTTTATGCTTACACTCCTTGCAAGCCATTGTATTTGAATACTCCATATGCAATGTATCTATACAGTGATGATAACGGAGGTACATGGCAATTCAGCAGTAGGCTGCGAACAAAATCAGTTGAATGTGAAATGGCGGAGGTGTCTGGTGAGGCAGGTCTGAAGTTCATCTACTGCAACGCTCGTAGTGAGGGAGGCCACCGCGTCGAAGCTGTCGATAAGAATAACGGAGCCGGTTTTGTCACCTTGCCACCTGCTGAAAAGCTGGTGGAAACAGGTAAGGGCTGTCAGGGAAGTGTTTTGTCCTTTCCACCTTATCCAAGCCAGAACCACAACCAATGGCTGCTCTTCACCCACCCGAGCGATAAATCCAAACGGATTAATCTCGGAGTGTATCTGAACAAATCTCCAACAGACCCATACGCATGGAGCAAACCCTGGATCATCAGCAGTGGACCTAGTGGTTACTCAGACCTGGCTTACATCCATGATGGCTGGTTTGCGTGTTTAGTGGAGCGCGGGGAGCAGCGAGAAACTGAGCAGATAGCCTGTGTAGTGTTTCACTACGATGAAGTCAAACGGGGAATTGGAGAGTAA
- the fdx2 gene encoding ferredoxin-2, mitochondrial yields MAASAAVRWSMGLTFRLSRRKPDCSSCPFRKLNRVTRTNSERSGLFECLWTVNRHVQTSMALHRCEEESSNKEDPEDVVNVVYVDRSGQRIPIKAKVGDNVLYLAHKHGIDLEGACEASLACSTCQVYVSAEHFDKLPEPEEREDDMLDMAPMLQENSRLGCQIILTRELDGIELTLPKVTRNFYVDGHVPKPH; encoded by the exons ATGGCGGCGTCCGCTGCAGTCCGGTGGAGTATGGGGCTGACTTTCAGACTCTCTCGCCGTAAACCGGACTGTAGCTCATGTCCTTTCAGGAAGTTAAACCGTGTGACCAGAACGAATTCAGAAAGGAGCGGTTTGTTTGAGTGCCTCTGGACTGTTAATCGACACGTACAAACGAGTATGG CTCTGCACCGCTGTGAGGAGGAGAGCTCAAATAAAGAAGATCCAGAGGATGT GGTTAATGTCGTGTATGTAGATCGTTCTGGCCAGAGAATCCCAATCAAGGCCAAAGTGGGAGATAATGTCTTGTATTTAGCTCACAAACATGGTATCGATCTTGAAG GGGCGTGTGAGGCATCGCTGGCCTGTTCAACGTGTCAGGTCTATGTGAGTGCTGAACATTTTGACAAACTTCCAGAACCTGAGGAGAG GGAGGATGACATGCTGGACATGGCGCCAATGCTTCAGGAGAATTCCCGCTTGGGATGCCAGATCATTCTCACTCGAGAGCTCGACGGCATCGAGTTGACTTTGCCCAAAGTCACCAGGAATTTCTATGTGGATGGGCATGTACCCAAACCTCACTGA